In the genome of Fundidesulfovibrio soli, one region contains:
- the ldhH gene encoding L-lactate dehydrogenase (quinone) large subunit LdhH gives MSTFKDSVDKALNNPNLGGALGRFSEAYAVARLKAYEGIDIEALRNRVAAIKGYAAEHMEELAEQFTKMATARGAKVFRARSPQEAKEYIANLCREKGVKKIVKSKSMASEEIHLNEHLQQQGLTVNETDLGEWIIQLAGQKPSHMVMPAIHMTRDEVADLFSKEVHERLSNDIPRLVKVARKELRSKFLEADMGISGGNMAIAETGTIALVTNEGNARLTTSLPKIHVALVGLEKLVPTWADAAPILVALPKSATSQLLTSYVSLITGPTPNDDGTMKEMHIVLMDNRRSEMAADPVFKQALQCIRCASCLNVCPVYRLVGGHVFGHIYTGGIGTILTAWFDELKKSEDIQGLCIQCGKCKEVCPGKIDIPALILEIRRRLVQEQGQTVTQKAIFSVVNNRHLFHGMLRAASKAGKFMAKDGFIRHLPMFLSELSEFRSLPAIADKPFRDVFDTIKQPVLPGKVAFYAGCLIDFAYPEMGEKLVKILNKAGYNVTFPKGQTCCGAPARYNGAYEVAAGNATDNINALLEKDVDYVISACPTCTCALKHEFIEVYENLGQRDKLPKARRLATKTMDFSTFVKQLVDEGKLSFKEGAELGKVTYHDSCHLKRTLHAEKEPRQLLTQAGYEINEMFECDTCCGMGGSYSIKFPEISKPILTRKLTNIKATDCKTVAMDCPGCVMQIRGGFDKEGSKIKVKHTLELLADALK, from the coding sequence ATGTCCACATTCAAAGATTCGGTCGACAAGGCTCTCAATAATCCCAATCTGGGCGGCGCTCTGGGCCGCTTCTCAGAGGCGTACGCCGTCGCCCGCCTCAAGGCCTACGAGGGCATCGACATCGAAGCCCTGCGCAACCGCGTGGCCGCCATCAAGGGCTACGCCGCCGAGCATATGGAAGAGCTGGCCGAGCAGTTCACCAAGATGGCCACCGCTCGCGGGGCCAAGGTGTTCCGCGCCCGCAGCCCGCAGGAGGCCAAGGAGTACATCGCCAACCTCTGCCGCGAGAAGGGCGTCAAGAAGATCGTCAAATCCAAGTCCATGGCTTCGGAGGAGATTCACCTCAACGAGCACCTGCAGCAGCAGGGCCTGACCGTCAACGAGACGGACCTGGGCGAGTGGATCATCCAGCTGGCCGGGCAAAAACCCTCGCACATGGTCATGCCCGCCATCCACATGACTCGCGACGAGGTGGCCGACCTGTTCAGCAAGGAGGTCCACGAGCGCCTGTCCAACGACATCCCCCGCCTGGTCAAGGTGGCCCGCAAGGAGCTGCGCTCCAAGTTCCTGGAAGCCGACATGGGCATCTCAGGCGGCAACATGGCCATCGCCGAGACCGGCACCATCGCCCTGGTCACCAACGAGGGCAACGCCCGCCTGACCACCTCCCTGCCCAAGATCCACGTGGCCCTGGTGGGCCTGGAGAAGCTGGTGCCCACCTGGGCCGACGCCGCCCCCATCCTGGTTGCCCTGCCCAAGAGCGCCACCAGCCAGCTGCTCACCAGCTACGTGAGCCTGATCACCGGCCCCACGCCCAACGACGACGGCACCATGAAGGAGATGCACATCGTCCTCATGGACAACCGCCGCTCCGAGATGGCCGCCGACCCCGTGTTCAAGCAGGCCCTGCAGTGCATCCGCTGCGCCTCCTGCCTGAACGTGTGCCCCGTGTACCGCCTTGTGGGCGGCCACGTGTTCGGCCACATCTACACCGGCGGCATCGGCACCATCCTGACCGCCTGGTTCGACGAACTCAAGAAGAGCGAGGACATCCAGGGCCTGTGCATTCAGTGCGGCAAGTGCAAGGAAGTCTGCCCCGGCAAGATCGACATCCCCGCGTTGATCCTGGAGATCCGGCGCAGGCTGGTGCAGGAGCAGGGCCAGACCGTCACCCAGAAGGCCATCTTCTCCGTGGTGAACAACCGTCACCTGTTCCACGGCATGCTGCGCGCGGCTTCCAAGGCTGGCAAGTTCATGGCCAAGGACGGCTTCATCCGCCATCTGCCCATGTTCCTCTCCGAACTGTCGGAGTTCCGCAGCCTGCCCGCCATCGCGGACAAGCCCTTCCGCGACGTGTTCGACACCATCAAGCAGCCCGTGCTGCCCGGCAAGGTGGCCTTCTACGCCGGCTGCCTCATCGACTTCGCCTACCCCGAGATGGGCGAGAAGCTGGTGAAAATCCTGAACAAGGCCGGCTACAACGTCACCTTCCCCAAGGGCCAGACCTGCTGCGGCGCTCCCGCCCGCTACAACGGCGCCTACGAGGTTGCCGCGGGCAACGCCACGGACAACATCAACGCCCTGCTCGAGAAGGACGTGGATTACGTCATCTCGGCCTGCCCCACCTGCACCTGCGCTCTCAAGCACGAGTTCATCGAGGTCTACGAGAACCTGGGACAGCGCGACAAGCTGCCCAAGGCCCGCCGGCTGGCCACCAAGACCATGGACTTCTCCACCTTCGTCAAGCAGTTGGTGGACGAGGGCAAGCTGAGCTTCAAGGAAGGCGCCGAGTTGGGCAAGGTCACCTACCACGACTCCTGTCACCTCAAGCGCACCCTGCACGCCGAGAAGGAGCCGCGCCAGCTGCTGACCCAGGCGGGCTACGAGATCAACGAGATGTTCGAGTGCGACACCTGCTGCGGCATGGGCGGCTCCTACTCGATCAAGTTCCCTGAGATCTCCAAGCCGATCCTGACCCGCAAGCTCACCAACATCAAGGCCACCGATTGCAAGACCGTGGCCATGGACTGCCCCGGCTGCGTCATGCAGATCCGCGGCGGCTTCGACAAGGAAGGCTCCAAGATCAAGGTGAAGCACACCTTGGAGCTGCTTGCCGACGCCCTGAAATAG
- a CDS encoding flavin reductase family protein encodes MKRKLGPANAMYPSLTTIVGTVVDGRPNFLAIAHVGIMNHGQPQYISIGVNRAHYSVRGIHENKTFSVCIPSEDMVKETDYVGIVSGKNTDKSTLFEIFNGELQGAPMIAQCPVCMECRLDRVVDFRTHDVFVGEIVATYADEAVLKEGKIDIAALRPLLFDMTSVKYWSLGGEVAPCWKVGKELKQGGRKS; translated from the coding sequence ATGAAACGCAAACTCGGTCCAGCCAACGCCATGTACCCTTCGCTGACAACCATCGTGGGCACCGTGGTGGACGGGCGCCCCAACTTTCTGGCCATCGCCCATGTGGGCATCATGAATCACGGCCAGCCCCAGTACATCTCCATCGGGGTGAACCGGGCCCATTATTCCGTGCGGGGCATCCACGAGAACAAGACCTTCAGCGTGTGCATTCCCTCGGAGGACATGGTCAAGGAGACGGACTACGTGGGCATCGTCTCGGGCAAGAACACGGACAAGTCCACGCTGTTCGAAATCTTCAACGGCGAATTGCAGGGCGCGCCCATGATCGCCCAGTGCCCCGTGTGCATGGAGTGCAGGCTGGACCGGGTGGTGGATTTCAGGACACACGACGTTTTCGTGGGCGAGATCGTGGCCACCTATGCGGACGAGGCCGTGCTCAAGGAGGGCAAGATCGACATCGCGGCACTCAGGCCTCTGCTCTTCGACATGACCAGCGTGAAGTACTGGTCCCTAGGGGGGGAGGTCGCTCCGTGCTGGAAGGTCGGGAAGGAGCTCAAGCAGGGCGGAAGGAAATCCTGA
- a CDS encoding ABC transporter substrate binding protein: MFVSIMNHQGPSMIASFSRILRLAALAAVLALLAAHGRAEAQAQPQKAEPPTSQAFSSAQERRQVLVLHSYHKGLAWTDSEDAGIGSVLEGKPGLEVFTEYMDAKRYAQPADSERLATYYGRKYANSRFDVIIATDDDAFQFLLARRDTLFPGAQVVFCGVNYFDEAMIAHSAGAYTGVVEAYDVRSTLRAALALHPGTYRLVVVNDRTPTGQANKKILSEVLPEFEKKVSVVYLDDLTTDELLAKVRSLAPGDIVLLMTFNRDKAGRVLDYNESISLVAGQSKVPVFGVWDFYLGRGLTGGMITNGFDQGRLAAQMAMRILAGERAGSIPVVKESTNRFMFDYAQLKRFGISPESLPEGSTVVSRPTSFYEEHSGKVLAVGVAFLLMSGMLLALWVNIQRRKRIEASLRESEEKFEKIFRHSPDWIAIMRLSDGTYLDVNDAFEKITGFTRAEVLGKTALDIGIYSNPKERYELDEAFLRMGRTQIQELQYRLKSGEVITVERAGELVEISGEKCIISIVRDITSKKQAELALIETEKQKKLRADAEIKMLQAQINPHFLFNAITSIMYYIRTDPEVAYNLLVKLGDFFRKNIKPGGASVPLSKEIDHCEDYLSIERARFEERLRVSYDIHPAALDCPVPPLILQPLVENALRHGIMPKEEGGEIVIGAHPEGGVIRIFVRDDGVGMDAATVASLLDESGGAPPRRGTGLALRNVNARLVAIHGAQHGLKIESAPGEGTTISFTIPTIVPVTPQ; encoded by the coding sequence ATGTTCGTCTCCATCATGAACCACCAGGGCCCGTCCATGATCGCGTCCTTCTCCCGAATCCTCCGGTTGGCGGCATTGGCGGCAGTCCTGGCGCTGCTCGCCGCGCATGGCCGCGCGGAGGCCCAGGCGCAGCCGCAGAAGGCGGAGCCGCCTACCTCCCAGGCGTTTTCCTCCGCTCAGGAGCGCAGGCAGGTGCTGGTGCTGCACTCCTACCACAAGGGCCTGGCCTGGACCGACAGCGAGGACGCGGGCATCGGCTCGGTGCTCGAAGGCAAGCCGGGGCTGGAGGTGTTCACCGAATACATGGACGCCAAACGCTACGCCCAGCCCGCCGACAGCGAACGCCTGGCCACCTACTACGGCCGCAAGTACGCCAATTCCCGCTTCGACGTGATCATCGCTACCGACGACGACGCCTTCCAGTTCCTGCTGGCGCGGCGCGACACGCTGTTCCCCGGGGCGCAGGTGGTCTTCTGCGGGGTCAACTACTTCGACGAGGCCATGATCGCCCACAGCGCCGGGGCCTACACCGGCGTGGTGGAGGCCTACGACGTGCGCAGCACGTTGCGCGCGGCCCTCGCGCTGCACCCGGGCACCTACCGGCTGGTTGTCGTCAACGACCGCACCCCAACGGGGCAGGCCAACAAGAAGATATTGTCCGAAGTGCTGCCCGAGTTCGAGAAGAAGGTCAGCGTGGTCTACCTGGACGACCTGACCACCGACGAACTCCTGGCCAAGGTGCGCTCCCTGGCTCCGGGGGACATCGTCCTGCTCATGACCTTCAACCGGGACAAGGCCGGGCGCGTGCTGGACTACAATGAGTCCATCTCCCTGGTGGCGGGGCAGTCCAAGGTGCCCGTGTTCGGCGTGTGGGATTTCTATCTCGGGCGCGGCCTGACGGGCGGCATGATCACCAACGGGTTCGACCAGGGCCGTCTGGCTGCGCAGATGGCCATGCGCATCCTGGCGGGGGAGCGGGCGGGGAGCATCCCCGTGGTCAAGGAGAGCACCAACCGCTTCATGTTCGACTACGCCCAGCTCAAGCGCTTCGGCATCTCCCCCGAGTCGCTGCCGGAGGGCAGCACGGTCGTCAGCCGCCCCACCTCCTTCTACGAGGAGCACTCCGGCAAGGTGCTGGCCGTGGGCGTGGCCTTCCTGCTCATGTCCGGGATGCTGCTGGCGCTCTGGGTGAACATCCAGCGCCGCAAGCGCATCGAGGCAAGCCTGCGCGAGTCCGAGGAGAAGTTCGAGAAGATCTTCCGCCACAGCCCGGACTGGATCGCCATCATGCGGCTCTCCGACGGCACCTATCTGGACGTCAACGACGCTTTCGAGAAGATCACCGGCTTCACCCGCGCCGAGGTGCTGGGCAAGACCGCGCTTGACATCGGCATCTATTCCAACCCCAAGGAGCGTTACGAGCTCGATGAAGCCTTCCTGCGCATGGGCCGCACCCAGATACAGGAGCTGCAATACCGCCTGAAGTCCGGCGAGGTCATCACGGTCGAGCGGGCGGGCGAACTGGTGGAGATCAGCGGAGAGAAATGCATCATCTCCATCGTGCGCGACATCACCAGCAAGAAACAGGCGGAACTGGCCCTCATCGAGACGGAAAAGCAGAAGAAGCTGCGCGCGGACGCCGAGATCAAGATGCTCCAGGCGCAGATCAACCCCCATTTTCTGTTCAACGCCATCACCTCCATCATGTACTACATCCGTACGGACCCGGAGGTGGCCTACAACCTGCTCGTGAAGCTGGGGGATTTCTTCCGCAAGAACATCAAGCCCGGCGGCGCGAGCGTGCCCCTCTCCAAGGAGATAGACCACTGCGAGGACTACCTCTCCATCGAGCGCGCCCGCTTCGAGGAGAGGCTGCGCGTCAGCTACGACATCCATCCGGCCGCGCTGGACTGCCCCGTGCCGCCGCTGATCCTCCAGCCCCTGGTGGAAAACGCCCTGCGCCACGGCATCATGCCCAAGGAGGAGGGCGGTGAGATCGTCATCGGGGCACACCCCGAAGGCGGTGTCATCCGCATCTTCGTGCGCGACGACGGCGTGGGCATGGATGCGGCCACCGTCGCCTCCCTGCTGGACGAGAGCGGCGGCGCTCCCCCGCGCAGGGGCACCGGTCTGGCCCTGCGCAACGTCAACGCGCGTCTGGTGGCCATCCACGGCGCGCAACACGGCCTGAAGATCGAGAGCGCGCCGGGCGAGGGCACCACCATCTCCTTCACCATCCCGACCATCGTTCCGGTGACGCCGCAATGA
- a CDS encoding LytR/AlgR family response regulator transcription factor, whose protein sequence is MNVFIIDDEGPVRRELRYLLGRIEDVTVVGEAANGTAAMQELRTLQPDMVFLDIQMPGLSGVELSYLFDDLPRKPLLVFVTAYEEHAVQAFELDALDYILKPFTLDRLRKSIDKARRYLRLDEGQPSQPAPAAAPQQLEKRIPLYDGERIVPTHPRHIFYVSSDEGRITVHAVHGRYTAKATIAELEERLAPHGFFRAHRSHLVNLNHVAEIIPWSGGSYKLIMSDKERSEILVSRYNAKDLKAHFDL, encoded by the coding sequence ATGAACGTGTTCATCATCGACGACGAAGGCCCGGTGCGGCGCGAGTTGCGCTACCTGCTGGGGCGCATCGAGGACGTGACCGTGGTGGGGGAGGCGGCCAACGGCACGGCTGCCATGCAGGAGCTGCGCACCCTGCAGCCCGACATGGTGTTCCTGGACATCCAGATGCCGGGGCTCTCCGGCGTGGAGCTCTCCTACCTGTTCGACGACCTGCCCCGGAAGCCGCTGCTCGTGTTCGTGACCGCCTACGAGGAGCACGCCGTGCAGGCCTTCGAGCTGGACGCCCTGGACTACATCCTCAAGCCCTTCACGCTGGACAGGCTGCGCAAGAGCATCGACAAGGCCCGGCGCTATCTGCGCCTGGACGAAGGCCAGCCAAGCCAGCCCGCGCCCGCCGCGGCTCCGCAGCAATTGGAGAAGCGCATCCCGCTCTACGACGGCGAGCGCATCGTGCCCACGCACCCCAGGCACATCTTCTACGTCTCCAGCGACGAGGGGCGCATCACCGTGCACGCCGTTCACGGCCGCTACACGGCCAAGGCCACCATCGCCGAGTTGGAGGAGCGTCTGGCCCCGCACGGCTTCTTCCGCGCCCACCGCAGCCACCTGGTGAACCTGAACCACGTGGCGGAGATCATTCCCTGGTCCGGCGGCAGCTACAAGCTGATTATGAGCGACAAGGAACGCTCGGAGATTCTGGTCAGCCGCTACAACGCCAAGGACCTCAAAGCCCACTTCGACCTGTAG
- a CDS encoding LutC/YkgG family protein, whose product MFDLFKAKAEAVSAEVHRFATKKEGLDFIRQLMGTEGIADEPQSYAVWTDCPFLEGVDRDELVKEFPGLKFNVTRTFAEQSKIGITQMHWGLANTGSVCQNSTPAEERLASSLSWIHVAIIGTDQILPDMPALLEKVDPKDCAYLAIISGPSRTADIERVLTIGVHGPQRLVVVCIDDLGGTN is encoded by the coding sequence ATGTTCGATCTGTTCAAAGCCAAGGCCGAAGCGGTCAGCGCCGAAGTGCACCGCTTCGCCACCAAAAAAGAGGGCCTGGATTTCATCCGTCAACTCATGGGCACGGAGGGCATCGCGGACGAGCCCCAGTCCTACGCGGTGTGGACGGACTGCCCCTTCCTGGAGGGTGTCGACCGCGACGAGTTGGTGAAGGAGTTCCCTGGTCTGAAGTTCAACGTGACCCGCACCTTCGCCGAGCAGTCCAAGATCGGCATCACCCAGATGCACTGGGGCTTGGCCAACACGGGCTCCGTGTGCCAGAACTCCACCCCGGCCGAAGAGCGCCTGGCCTCCTCGCTGTCCTGGATCCACGTGGCCATCATCGGCACCGACCAGATCCTGCCGGACATGCCCGCTCTGCTCGAAAAGGTCGACCCCAAGGACTGCGCCTACCTGGCCATCATTTCCGGCCCCAGCCGCACGGCCGACATCGAACGCGTTCTGACCATCGGCGTGCATGGGCCGCAGCGGCTCGTGGTGGTCTGCATCGACGACCTGGGAGGGACCAACTAA
- a CDS encoding MarR family winged helix-turn-helix transcriptional regulator produces the protein MDSDRLLNNCLYFTANTLARAITRLGEECFKPLGLSPSQAFLIMLALENPGISSGELAGCLNLAPSTVTRLADALVARGLIERRTQGKSASIHPTDQARELAPKIAAAWKGLHRAYSEVLGEQGGQELTQSIHKAAKKLGER, from the coding sequence ATGGATTCAGACCGCCTTTTGAACAACTGCCTGTACTTCACGGCCAACACCCTGGCCCGAGCCATTACCCGGCTCGGGGAGGAGTGCTTCAAGCCGCTGGGGCTGTCGCCATCCCAGGCGTTCCTCATCATGCTGGCGCTGGAGAATCCCGGGATATCCTCCGGGGAGTTGGCGGGCTGCCTGAACCTGGCGCCATCCACGGTCACGCGGCTGGCGGACGCCCTGGTGGCCAGGGGGCTCATCGAGCGCCGCACGCAGGGCAAGAGCGCCAGCATCCACCCCACGGATCAGGCCAGGGAGTTGGCCCCGAAGATCGCGGCGGCCTGGAAGGGCCTGCACCGGGCCTACTCAGAGGTGCTTGGGGAACAGGGCGGTCAGGAGCTGACCCAGTCCATCCACAAGGCCGCGAAGAAGCTCGGAGAGCGGTGA
- a CDS encoding nitrous oxide reductase accessory protein NosL encodes MRCKSIMLTALLACCLFVSSPAMAQTPPPAQGGMHGQQAPAAQGGMHGHGDMAGSGDMASMDPDVKAHPSCPLCGMNRGKFAHSRMLLEFEDGSSYGACSLHCAVLEMAVSLDKVPVKILVGDYGTKKLIDAEKAYWVLGGDQTGVMSKRAKWAFADKAAAEAYIKAHGGKLADFDAVIQAAFEDMAADTKMIRERRKMMKAKQAS; translated from the coding sequence ATGCGCTGTAAATCCATCATGCTCACGGCCTTGTTGGCGTGCTGTCTTTTTGTCTCTTCACCCGCTATGGCCCAGACGCCTCCCCCAGCCCAGGGCGGCATGCACGGTCAGCAGGCCCCAGCCGCCCAGGGGGGCATGCACGGCCACGGCGACATGGCCGGATCAGGCGACATGGCCTCCATGGACCCCGACGTCAAAGCCCACCCCTCCTGCCCGCTGTGCGGCATGAACCGGGGCAAGTTCGCCCATTCGCGCATGCTTCTTGAATTCGAGGACGGCTCCTCCTATGGGGCCTGCTCCCTGCACTGCGCCGTACTGGAAATGGCCGTGAGCCTGGACAAGGTTCCGGTCAAAATCCTGGTGGGCGATTACGGCACAAAGAAGCTCATCGACGCCGAGAAGGCCTATTGGGTCCTCGGCGGCGACCAGACGGGCGTGATGAGCAAGCGGGCCAAGTGGGCCTTTGCGGACAAGGCCGCCGCGGAAGCATACATCAAGGCGCACGGCGGCAAGCTGGCCGATTTCGACGCCGTGATCCAGGCCGCCTTCGAGGACATGGCCGCGGACACCAAAATGATCCGCGAGCGCCGCAAGATGATGAAGGCCAAGCAGGCTTCCTAA
- a CDS encoding ferric reductase-like transmembrane domain-containing protein gives MLTTSRFHLRMWPVWVSTGALLLLWLGCKWAYDDWFDDGYKYVAKAASLSATALMCWCVVLSARFRVMEDHFGGLDKVYQVHKRLGKALCLVIALHPAFLAAHRLPDPVAFLSYFTPALNPADSYSLGLYAGTAAMILLYALVGISLRLFMRYDQWKRLHELLGPVFVVVMVHVYLVHADVARYAPLRVTFWAMLLVSAASWVYIRFLYGRFGPRHAYEIERIESIGEVRELTLRPLGSPMNFKASQFVYLVIRKPSISPEPHPYSIASGYSLDGRFKLGIKEAGDHTRSLGRLKAGDRADVYGPYGRFSQPFFSRGMDCVFIGAGIGITPFIGMWHVALHTEERLRSLEMDALLKARHPELSGDWKAPRITLFYICKDRTEASFDDDILAQVASSPFGGQESARRAGYEYVLHESRQSGRFGVEHIERAVGERFAGRLFFLCGPTTMMESLCSQLLRCGVSPRDIIVEDFNLV, from the coding sequence GTGCTGACGACCTCACGGTTCCACCTGCGCATGTGGCCCGTTTGGGTGTCGACCGGGGCGCTGCTGCTGCTCTGGCTGGGTTGCAAGTGGGCCTATGACGACTGGTTCGACGACGGGTACAAGTACGTCGCCAAGGCCGCCTCCCTGAGCGCCACGGCGTTGATGTGCTGGTGCGTCGTCCTTTCCGCCAGGTTCAGAGTCATGGAGGATCATTTCGGCGGCCTGGACAAGGTCTATCAGGTCCACAAGCGGCTCGGCAAAGCGCTCTGCCTGGTGATCGCGCTGCATCCCGCCTTCCTCGCGGCGCACAGGCTCCCGGATCCGGTGGCTTTTCTCTCCTATTTCACGCCGGCCTTGAATCCTGCCGACTCCTATTCACTCGGCCTGTACGCCGGGACCGCGGCGATGATCCTGCTGTACGCCCTGGTCGGGATATCGCTGCGGCTCTTCATGCGATACGACCAATGGAAGCGCCTGCATGAGCTTCTCGGGCCTGTGTTCGTGGTCGTCATGGTCCATGTGTATCTGGTCCATGCGGATGTGGCCCGCTACGCCCCCTTGCGCGTCACCTTCTGGGCCATGCTCCTGGTGTCTGCCGCGTCATGGGTGTACATCCGCTTTCTATACGGGCGGTTCGGCCCCCGCCATGCGTATGAGATCGAGCGGATCGAATCCATAGGCGAAGTCCGGGAGCTGACACTTCGCCCCCTGGGCAGCCCAATGAACTTCAAGGCCAGTCAGTTCGTCTACCTGGTGATCCGCAAGCCTTCCATTTCGCCGGAACCCCATCCGTATTCGATAGCCTCGGGCTACTCGCTCGACGGCCGTTTCAAGCTGGGCATCAAGGAGGCCGGTGACCACACGCGCTCGCTCGGCCGCCTCAAGGCCGGCGACAGGGCAGACGTGTACGGACCCTATGGGAGATTCAGCCAGCCCTTCTTCTCCAGAGGCATGGACTGCGTCTTCATCGGGGCGGGGATCGGCATAACCCCGTTCATCGGCATGTGGCATGTGGCACTGCATACTGAGGAGCGGTTGCGCTCGCTGGAGATGGACGCCTTGCTCAAGGCCCGGCACCCCGAGCTTTCCGGCGACTGGAAAGCTCCCAGGATCACTCTGTTTTACATCTGCAAGGACCGGACGGAAGCCAGCTTCGACGACGACATCCTGGCCCAGGTCGCCTCAAGCCCGTTCGGCGGCCAGGAATCCGCCAGGCGCGCAGGTTACGAGTACGTCCTGCATGAGAGCAGGCAATCGGGGCGCTTCGGCGTCGAGCACATCGAGAGGGCCGTCGGGGAGCGGTTTGCCGGGCGATTGTTCTTTCTGTGCGGCCCGACGACGATGATGGAGTCGCTCTGCTCCCAGTTGCTGAGGTGCGGCGTGTCGCCGCGCGACATCATCGTCGAGGATTTCAACCTTGTGTAA
- a CDS encoding methyltransferase domain-containing protein: MIRLSENTHATLDLTITWQGPEALHEERYLLRNANPWRDIYPPGVKEAITGLRPGEKAAFDYAPGAVMPDWDERLVRSLPRKSFKPQSAQHREIQPQVGRFYPQGFFEGLPGVLPQNIRPARVLDASPDGLTIDLNHPMAGRFLRLAVEVADVRPKPGDTGGALSHIVERVCDFGPGMQACLRDGRPTIFEAPGALRRKDDGPDGLFYASPRMVNHVDAQASAHLAGIHARFVEPGALVLDLMSSFATHLPSGHPARVVGLGLNREEMAANPRLVDHVVQDLNADPRLPFGPGAFDAVLISLSLEYLIQPAGIIAECARVLKPGGRLLVGFSDRYFPTKAIAVWSELHEFERVGFVSQLISESRLFTELSTHSVRNWWRPVDDPHFPKLLTSDPVFVVAGSRVGGV; this comes from the coding sequence TTGATCCGCTTAAGCGAGAACACTCACGCCACTCTCGATCTGACCATCACCTGGCAAGGCCCCGAGGCCCTGCATGAAGAACGCTATCTGCTGCGCAACGCCAACCCCTGGAGGGACATCTATCCTCCGGGCGTCAAGGAAGCCATCACCGGCCTTCGCCCCGGGGAAAAAGCCGCCTTCGACTACGCCCCAGGGGCTGTCATGCCTGACTGGGACGAGCGGTTGGTACGCTCCCTGCCGCGAAAATCATTCAAACCGCAGTCGGCTCAACACCGCGAGATACAACCGCAAGTCGGCCGTTTCTATCCCCAAGGCTTCTTTGAGGGGCTGCCTGGCGTGCTTCCCCAGAATATCCGGCCCGCCCGCGTCCTGGATGCGTCGCCGGACGGCCTCACCATTGACCTGAACCACCCCATGGCCGGCCGGTTCTTGCGCCTGGCGGTTGAGGTGGCCGACGTGCGCCCCAAACCCGGTGACACCGGCGGGGCGCTCAGCCACATCGTGGAGCGCGTCTGCGACTTCGGCCCGGGGATGCAGGCCTGCCTCCGTGACGGCAGGCCGACGATCTTTGAAGCCCCAGGGGCCCTGAGGCGAAAGGATGACGGCCCCGACGGCCTGTTCTACGCCTCGCCGAGGATGGTCAACCACGTGGACGCCCAGGCATCGGCGCATCTGGCGGGAATCCACGCAAGGTTTGTCGAGCCGGGGGCGCTGGTCCTCGATCTCATGTCGAGTTTCGCCACGCATCTGCCCTCCGGCCACCCCGCGCGCGTCGTGGGCCTGGGCCTCAACCGCGAGGAAATGGCCGCCAACCCCCGTCTCGTTGACCATGTCGTCCAGGACCTGAACGCGGACCCTCGGCTCCCCTTTGGGCCGGGCGCATTCGACGCGGTCCTGATCAGCCTGTCCCTCGAGTATCTGATCCAGCCAGCCGGGATCATCGCCGAGTGCGCCAGGGTCCTCAAACCCGGCGGCAGGCTGCTAGTCGGCTTTTCTGACCGTTATTTCCCGACCAAGGCCATAGCCGTGTGGAGCGAGCTTCACGAATTCGAGCGCGTGGGGTTCGTCAGCCAACTCATCAGCGAATCCAGGCTGTTCACAGAGCTTTCAACCCATTCCGTGCGCAATTGGTGGCGGCCGGTCGATGACCCGCATTTCCCCAAGCTGCTGACGAGCGACCCCGTCTTCGTGGTGGCCGGATCGCGCGTCGGCGGTGTTTAG